From a single Populus nigra chromosome 18, ddPopNigr1.1, whole genome shotgun sequence genomic region:
- the LOC133677913 gene encoding uncharacterized protein LOC133677913, translated as MQQRKAGRPSGTDGSDFSYRMVVDSRYTKVAKGKSRLKALIFIQGIFQLIELLYVVLPISKGKDPNILAVSSSVIGLISLLIGELGRRRSRAGFLRFYLAVSTIAVLLSIFCAVSSSSTLEVIQKPAEWETKKFELIETSVLLLGLLVQMFTISTVISLISNMSPPKKAS; from the exons ATGCAGCAGAGAAAAGCCGGGAGGCCATCTGGAACCGACGGTTCTGATTTCTCCTACCGCATGGTGGTTGATTCAC GTTACACAAAGGTTGCTAAAGGGAAGTCTCGTCTCAAAGCTCTAATCTTTATTCAG GGTATCTTTCAATTGATAGAATTATTATATGTGGTTTTACCAATCTCAAAGGGGAAGGATCCAAACATACTTGCTGTTTCATCTTCTGTCATTGGGTTGATTTCTCTTCTAATTGGGGAATTAG gCCGAAGGCGCAGCCGAGCAGGTTTCTTGAGATTTTACCTGGCCGTGTCAACTATCGCAGTGCTTCTATCTATATTTTGTGCTGTTAGTAGCAGTTCAACATTAGAG GTTATTCAGAAGCCAGCTGAATGGGAAACAAAAAAGTTTGAACTTATTGAGACTTCTGTTCTTTTACTCG GATTGCTGGTGCAGATGTTCACGATCAGCACTGTAATTTCCCTCATCAGTAACATGTCTCCTCCAAAGAAAGCTTCTTAA
- the LOC133678346 gene encoding 21 kDa protein-like — MASSAVTKQSYCNSLVILISLAFFSVAKTCFVEKFEPQMGSGDDFIKLHVRLQGMILTYVTRQSGYANTIQDNPTQLTNASLSETLKCAESTLNMVKKLLERRELRPREAGAIKDSVETMKDSVDELRSHC, encoded by the coding sequence ATGGCATCTTCAGCAGTTACAAAACAATCATACTGCAATAGCCTTGTAATCCTTATCAGTCTAGCTTTCTTTTCTGTAGCAAAAACTTGCTTTGTTGAAAAATTCGAGCCCCAGATGGGTTCCGGTGATGATTTTATCAAGCTTCATGTGAGGTTACAAGGTATGATCCTGACTTATGTTACAAGACAGTCAGGTTATGCTAATACCATTCAAGATAATCCTACACAATTAACCAATGCATCCCTATCCGAGACCCTGAAATGCGCAGAATCGACGTTAAACATGGTGAAAAAGTTATTGGAAAGGCGCGAGTTAAGGCCTAGAGAAGCTGGTGCCATAAAGGATAGTGTTGAAACCATGAAAGACTCGGTTGATGAGCTTCGGAGTCATTGCTAG
- the LOC133678893 gene encoding protein RMD5 homolog gives MDLNPIKDAFDRVAKKQKMSGSKTHEVVDQMMRDIEKSLEIMKAEQSGSEVDFKNVLGELKKKLQESAPLGDQMEGTQKELNIALSKYPKQLEKSFNPDISKAYRNIDFDAHTVNQVIAGHFYRQGLFDVGDCFINEAKEPESTADMKSLFSEMYLILEAMKNRNLEPALNWAAANSNKLKENGSDLLLKLHCLQFVEILQGGSRSKALSYVRTHISPFGSTHFSEIQKLMSCLLWSGRLHQSPYSDLLSPTNWNVVAEDLTRQFCNLLGQSFESPLSVTIAAGFQGLPPLLKFMTVMAGKKNEWRSMKQLPVPVPVELGREFQFHSIFVCPVSKEQSTEENPPMLMSCSHVLCKQSIDKMSKNGSKTFKCPYCPSDIESTQCKQLHF, from the coding sequence ATGGATCTGAATCCCATCAAGGACGCATTTGATCGTGTTGCAAAGAAGCAAAAGATGTCTGGTTCTAAAACACACGAAGTTGTTGACCAGATGATGCGAGATATTGAGAAGTCATTGGAAATTATGAAGGCGGAACAATCTGGTTCTGAAGTGGACTTTAAAAATGTCCTTGGTGAACTTAAGAAAAAGTTGCAAGAAAGTGCTCCACTTGGTGATCAGATGGAAGGCACACAGAAGGAACTGAATATAGCCCTGAGCAAGTACCCAAAGCAGCTTGAGAAATCTTTCAACCCAGATATATCCAAGGCTTATAGAAACATTGATTTTGATGCTCACACTGTTAACCAAGTAATTGCAGGCCATTTCTATCGGCAAGGCCTGTTTGATGTTGGTGACTGCTTTATAAATGAGGCCAAGGAACCAGAATCTACTGCTGATATGAAATCTCTTTTCTCGGAAATGTATCTGATACTTGAAGCTATGAAGAACCGAAATCTAGAGCCTGCACTAAACTGGGCTGCTGCCAATTCCAATAAGCTCAAAGAAAACGGGTCAGACCTGCTGCTGAAACTTCATTGTTTACAGTTTGTGGAAATACTGCAAGGTGGAAGTAGAAGCAAAGCTCTTTCATATGTCAGAACTCACATTTCTCCTTTTGGTTCCACCCATTTTTCTGAAATCCAGAAGCTTATGTCCTGTCTCCTGTGGTCTGGAAGGCTTCATCAATCTCCTTATTCTGATTTGCTATCGCCCACTAATTGGAATGTGGTTGCTGAGGATCTTACAAGGCAGTTTTGCAATCTCTTGGGGCAGTCTTTTGAAAGCCCATTGAGTGTGACAATAGCAGCAGGGTTCCAGGGTCTGCCACCACTTTTGAAGTTTATGACTGTGATGGCAGGGAAGAAAAATGAGTGGCGGTCAATGAAACAGTTGCCAGTGCCCGTGCCAGTGGAGTTGGGAAGGGAATTTCAGTTCCATTCGATCTTTGTATGTCCTGTGTCCAAGGAACAATCAACTGAGGAAAACCCTCCTATGTTAATGTCATGTAGCCATGTGCTATGCAAGCAGTCTATCGACAAGATGTCAAAGAACGGTTCAAAAACCTTTAAATGCCCTTACTGCCCATCTGACATCGAATCAACACAGTGTAAGCAGTTGCATTTCTGA
- the LOC133679011 gene encoding pectinesterase inhibitor 4-like: protein MAAKITSSSFNVLASLLTLLLCISTDVQLSLADTTSKTYTNYLQTACNSTTYPQLCFNSLSSYTSTIKTNDLKLCRTALTVTLKAARNTSSLVKALSKQKGLSKTEADIIKDCIEVIGDSIDELNQSLKALGSLKGSDIEFQIANIKTWISAAITDEDTCTEGFEERNITDEVMIKIRKSIVNVTRLTSNALALINILSY, encoded by the coding sequence ATGGCAGCTAAAATCACTTCAAGCTCATTCAATGTTCTAGCCTCGCTTCTTACTTTGCTTCTATGCATATCAACAGATGTGCAGCTTTCCTTGGCAGATACCACCAGCAAAACCTACACAAATTACCTGCAGACAGCTTGCAATTCTACCACATATCCACAACTTTGCTTCAATTCCCTCTCTTCTTACACCTCTACCATCAAAACCAATGACCTCAAACTATGCAGAACAGCGTTAACTGTGACCCTGAAAGCTGCTAGAAACACATCATCCTTAGTAAAGGCTCTATCAAAGCAAAAGGGCTTAAGCAAGACTGAAGCTGATATTATTAAAGATTGCATTGAGGTAATCGGAGACTCCATCGATGAGCTCAACCAGTCTTTGAAGGCCTTAGGCAGCCTAAAAGGTTCCGATATTGAATTTCAGATTGCTAATATAAAGACATGGATAAGTGCCGCGATAACGGATGAGGATACCTGCACAGAAGGATTTGAAGAGAGGAATATAACTGATGAAGTGATGATCAAGATCAGGAAGAGTATAGTGAATGTTACCAGGCTGACAAGCAATGCGTTGGCACTTATCAATATACTAAGTTACTAG
- the LOC133677953 gene encoding 21 kDa protein-like, translating to MARSSPVLLLLSILYIAGTATSASTTSSSASATNFIKASCTATTYPALCVQSLSLYATSINQSPRQLIQTALAVSLDKAQSTKTFVYKLTKFKGVKPREKAAIKDCFEEIDDTVDRLVKSVKELKNMGSSKGSDFQWHISNVQTWISAGLTDENTCVDGFAGKALNGRIKNSIKARFVHVERVTSNALALINKFGSKY from the coding sequence ATGGCGAGATCTAGCCCCGTCTTGCTGCTACTCTCAATTCTGTACATTGCTGGCACTGCAACTTCTGCTAGCACCACAAGTTCAAGTGCAAGCGCTACAAATTTCATCAAGGCCTCATGCACCGCCACAACATACCCTGCCTTGTGTGTCCAATCCCTCTCCCTTTATGCCACTTCAATCAACCAAAGTCCACGCCAGCTGATTCAGACGGCCTTGGCTGTGAGCCTAGACAAAGCTCAGTCCACCAAGACATTTGTCTACAAGTTGACAAAGTTCAAGGGAGTTAAGCCCAGAGAAAAGGCAGCGATCAAGGATTGCTTTGAAGAGATTGATGATACCGTGGACAGGCTTGTTAAGTCAGTTAAGGAGTTGAAGAACATGGGGTCATCTAAGGGTTCGGATTTTCAATGGCATATCAGTAATGTTCAGACCTGGATTAGTGCTGGATTGACTGATGAAAACACTTGTGTTGATGGGTTCGCTGGCAAGGCTTTGAATGGAAGGATAAAGAATTCAATCAAGGCAAGGTTTGTTCATGTTGAAAGGGTGACTAGCAATGCACTTGCGTTGATTAACAAGTTCGGTTCCAAGTACTAA